A genome region from Effusibacillus lacus includes the following:
- a CDS encoding DnaA ATPase domain-containing protein — protein MIPVDKYTGALNPDFTFQRFIVGSENMFAHAAAMSVVNAPGKAFNPLYVYGPSGQGKTHLVQAIGNEIRAKHPELKVAYTTGDQFWNNQSREFEQFFKTIDVLLIDGFEQLTGQFQTQEMLLIGINHLLESDKQVVLTSLYPAKKLSGFDERLQSLISRGLITDILAPFQNDLAETDGQVPSDLWSRILAALKSELSPTSYETWFRDTEASLEENTLKIIVSNDFQKDWLESRYHDVISKTVQKIAGQDIDFQYLVEKKPEPYERPVNRSQPGIRFGLSDIPSTGKMEEIRELKQLFKQSLEESRKTNALLQEIRDLLLKSV, from the coding sequence ATGATACCAGTCGATAAGTACACTGGTGCCTTAAACCCCGATTTTACATTTCAACGGTTTATTGTCGGTTCGGAGAACATGTTTGCCCACGCAGCGGCAATGTCGGTTGTAAATGCACCCGGTAAGGCATTCAATCCGCTGTACGTTTATGGACCTTCAGGTCAAGGCAAGACCCATTTGGTGCAGGCAATCGGAAATGAAATCCGCGCCAAACACCCGGAACTGAAAGTGGCTTACACCACCGGAGACCAATTCTGGAATAACCAAAGCCGGGAATTTGAACAGTTTTTTAAAACTATAGACGTTCTATTAATTGATGGATTTGAGCAATTGACTGGTCAGTTTCAAACGCAAGAAATGCTGCTTATTGGTATCAATCATCTTTTGGAATCGGACAAGCAGGTCGTACTTACTTCTTTATATCCGGCAAAAAAGTTATCGGGGTTTGATGAACGCTTGCAGTCTCTCATTTCTCGGGGGTTGATAACCGATATCTTGGCACCATTCCAAAATGACCTGGCCGAAACAGACGGACAAGTTCCGAGCGATTTGTGGAGCAGGATCCTGGCGGCATTAAAGTCTGAATTGTCCCCGACCTCCTATGAAACCTGGTTTCGGGATACAGAAGCTTCTTTGGAAGAGAATACCCTAAAGATCATTGTCTCCAATGATTTTCAAAAGGATTGGCTGGAAAGCAGGTATCATGATGTAATTTCCAAGACGGTTCAAAAAATTGCCGGGCAGGACATTGATTTTCAATATTTGGTGGAAAAAAAACCTGAGCCCTATGAAAGGCCGGTGAACCGGAGCCAACCGGGAATCCGCTTTGGCCTGTCTGATATTCCCTCAACCGGAAAGATGGAAGAGATAAGAGAACTAAAACAACTCTTTAAACAATCGCTTGAGGAGTCAAGGAAAACAAACGCCCTGCTGCAGGAAATAAGGGATCTTTTGCTTAAGTCAGTATGA